GTCAAACGAAGTACTCACGCTCTCTTGTATGCTTGGAGATTGAGATAGATCGACCGAGAGATCCTAGTGGAAATAGAAGATTTCCTGATACCATCGATCCATTCTTTTCCAATGGCTGTGAATTTTGTCATTCCGACCAAAATGAAGGCTTGGGTGTACCGTGAGCACGGAAACGTCGCCGACGTATTGGGATTGGACCCAGAACTCGAGGTCCCCAAATTGCAAGAAGGCCAAGTGCTGGTTAAAGTTCTCGCTGCGACACTCAATCCAGCTGACGCCGCGAGAGTGAAGGGGGTTTTCCAGCTCCCGGGCTTTTCTTTACCGGTAATTTGGTTGATATTTGAGATGGACAGTATGGTcgctttttttccccttataaCATGCATTATTAACGTTATGCCCCACCTTTATGCATTAGGCCGTGCCAGGTTACGATCTCGCCGGCGTTGTGGTGAAGGTGGGTCGCGAAGTGAAGGAGCTCAAGGTCGGGGACGAGGTATATGGATTTATGTGGCACGCCAAGAAAGACGGGACGCTGGCTGAGTACGCAGCCGTGGAAGAGTCGTTCTTGGCTTTGAAGCCCAAGAAGCTGCGTTTCGGGGAGGCTGCATCTCTGCCGGTGGTCATTCAGACCGCCTATGGAGGCCTTGAAAGAGCTGGCCTCTCTCATGGCAAGTCCCTCCTCGTCTTAGGTGGT
Above is a window of Eucalyptus grandis isolate ANBG69807.140 chromosome 9, ASM1654582v1, whole genome shotgun sequence DNA encoding:
- the LOC104419269 gene encoding 2-methylene-furan-3-one reductase: MAVNFVIPTKMKAWVYREHGNVADVLGLDPELEVPKLQEGQVLVKVLAATLNPADAARVKGVFQLPGFSLPAVPGYDLAGVVVKVGREVKELKVGDEVYGFMWHAKKDGTLAEYAAVEESFLALKPKKLRFGEAASLPVVIQTAYGGLERAGLSHGKSLLVLGGAGGVGTLIIQLAKEVFGASRVAATSSTGKLDLLKSLGADLAIDYTKVNFEDLPEKFDVVYDTVGEIERAAKAVKPGGSIVTIVKQNKTLPPPAFFFAVTSNRSTLEKLKPFLESGKVKPVIDPKSPFPFSQAIEAFSYLQTRRATGKVVIHPIP